The DNA window GATCACATCCGGGCTTAACGACTATGGCTTCAATACTAAACTCGCTCACAAATTATTCTCCCGCTCCTATATCGCCTCATAATTCATGGAGTCATCTCGCCGATCTCACTCTCGCAGATCCGGATCCTATGAACTCCGACCCCATAGACATCCTTATAGGTGCCGATCTATATAGTGAGCTCGTTCTCGACGGGGTACGTAAGGGAAGCAGCGGCCAGCCCATCGCTCAAAATACAATTCTCGGATGGGTACTCTCGGGTCCGACGTCTACGCTGCCGTCGTCAAGTCGAACGAACGATCACCGTTCAGCATTGTTCGAGCTCGCTCTCTCTCGATCGGGAGCTTCGAAACTTTTGGGAGATCGAGGAAGTTCCTCGGCTCACGACATTGAGTCCAGAGGATCAGCAATGTGAGGAGCATTTTCTCAATACTCATTCTCGCTGTTCCGATGGCCGCTATGTCGTGCGCCTCCCCTTCAAACGGGGCCCTCCGATCGCCATCGGAGACTCTTATCATATCGCGGAACGTTGCTTAAAAAGCCTGCATCGGCGGCTGTCAAATAATGTCGAGTTGAAGACGGAATACACGGAGTTCATGAGAGAGTACGAGCGACTCGGACACATGCGACAATGTCCCCTCTCCGCGCCCTCCTCCGATCAATGCGTCTACATCCCACATCATGCAGTCATAAAGGACCATAGTGTAACTAGTCATTTGAGAGTCGTTTTTAATGCTTCAAGCCCCAGTTCAAACGCCACTTACCTTAATGATCATCTGTTGACCGGCCCGAAATTGCAAACAGACTTAGCCGCGGTCCTTCTACGGTGGCGCCAGTTTAGATACGTGTATTCCGCGGATATCGCGAAAATGTATCGACCAGATCCAAGTGGATCCACGTGATATTGACTACCAGCGAATCTTGTGGATGACNNNNNNNNNNNNNNNNNNNNNNNNNNNNNNNNNNNNNNNNNNNNNNNNNNNNNNNNNNNNNNNNNNNNNNNNNNNNNNNNNNNNNNNNNNNNNNNNNNNNNNNNNNNNNNNNNNNNNNNNNNNNNNNNNNNNNNNNNNNNNNNNNNNNNNNNNNNNNNNNNNNNNNNNNNNNNNNNNNNNNNNNNNNNNNNNNNNNNNNNNNNNNNNNNNNNNNNNNNNNNNNNNNNNNNNNNNNNNNNNNNNNNNNNNNNNNNNNNNNNNNNNNNNNNNNNNNNNNNNNNNNNNNNNNNNNNNNNNNNNNNNNNNNNNNNNNNNNNNNNNNNNNNNNNNNNNNNNNNNNNNNNNNNNNNNNNNNNNNNNNNNNNNNNNNNNNNNNNNNNNNNNNNNNNNNNNNNNNNNNNNNNNNNNNNNNNNNNNNNNNNNNNNNNNNNNNNNNNNNNNNNNNNNNNNNNNNNNNNNNNNNNNNNNNNNNNNNNNNNNNNNNNNNNNNNNNNNNNNNNGGACGACGATAGTGTTCGGATGTGTTGTCTtgtcgaaaaatttcaagtgtCGCGACTGTTTGTACTGTCTGCATGTGTGATTTTAACAGTAGTACCGTGTATTGCGCCTTTTGAGGCATACAACGTTCTGCAAAATGGATTTCGAAGAATTGCAGTTTGATGGACATGAAATGGAAGTTGAAGCAAACGTTGAAGAAATGGAAGTGAATGACGAGGAAGAAATGGAAGTTGATGATGAAGCATTATTGTCGGACGATTCGTGTTATGATAGTGAAATGGCTGATGAGGATATTCCGGACGAAATTTTCAGAGTGTTGAATCAAGCAGAAGTGAATATGTTACACCCTCTGACAAAGATGTGTTGCATATACTCTTATTTTACTCCAGGACATATGAAGTTTTGTGCGTCATGCATTGTCAGAATACACGGATTGTTCTCGATGTTATACGCTGTTCGCAGACATGACACATGTCCGTATATCCTCATAGATGGTCTCTTTTGTTCATCTTGTGGAGACCCATTATATCTGATTTCACCGTGTAATCTGTGTCCTATGTGTGTTTTTGTGTAAATAGCTTGTGTAAATAGCCTGCAGTATTTTagtgtatacatattattgtgtaaattaaGAGACAATGGCCTGAATTCTGAAGGTGACTAACTCAAGAGTTAAGGACTTCTGGTTCAAATCCTGCGGTGgtaagcaaattttttatgtataatataaatttatttaaacgcgATCGTgagcgagaacgcgaacgggagcgagagagaccgcgcgaacgagaagacgcgcGCAACCGGGGGACGGGGGAAACATCTACGAgggagagataacgcgagcgtgtcgtgtgacgtcacgcggactccgcggcgcggtAAAAACGTGGGTCCCCTtaccccgcggcgccggaaaacgcggttcccccctcgccccgcgacgccggaaaacgcggttccctTTTCTCCCTCCCCGCGGCGCCCAAAACATGCGgttcccctctccccctcccccgcgacgcccgaaaaacgcggttccccttCCCCCTTCCCCGCGGCGCACGAAACATGCGgttcccccttcccccctcccccgcggcgcccgaaacacgcggttccccccttcccctcccccgcggcgcccgaaacacgcggttccccccctccccccccccgcgacgcccgaaacatgcggttcccccctcccccttcctcgCGGTCCCCCCCGCCCGCGGTTCCCCCTCGACCTCACCCCCCCTCGCCCTCGGTATGTGGTCCAGAACCGGCCTAGCTTACCTACTAAGCTACACCGCACAGCAAGTCATGCTCAATTACCGACCCGATACATAtcgatttcaaaaaaataaactcataTAGAGTCATATAGAGTTTTTATACATACGCATACATTTACATGTATCGCAATCTAGCCATCTAGCATACGCATACATTTACATGTATCGTAATCTAGCCATCTAGCATCGATGCCATGTTGTTAGTCGAAATCGATTATGTGTTTGTGCGCGCCCAGCAACAAGTTCTGCGCGCCAAAAACAATGACTCTCGCCGTCTACGATCGGACTTCCGCGCGCCAAAAGAAATGACTCTCGCCGTTCACGATCGGACTTGCACGCGCACGTCGCCGACTTGCTACCAAGCGGcatttttctatatctttttccttcattATTCTCTACTTCTTTATTACACTTTACACATCTATTCTCTAATTCTCTTATTACCATTATTacctctatttctatttctcgaGTAAAATGGCAAAAACATCTATCTCCTTGTAACAGTATTTATCGAACGAACATTCTTATTAACTGAGAATTCTCTCGTTTTGCTCGTCAGCAAcgaggaatattatttacttacccTCTAATCTTCTAGAtgcttctatctctttctatgcCCTTCGCCGGCGTCTCACACACTTCGTATATACACTTTCGTGCTATGTTCCTCACGCAGGGGAATCGTgccctgggcccataacctattggaaatataatcagGGACGACTTGAAATGTGGTGAGATGAGCAGGGAACACAACAATCTTGGTCTTTGTACACTCTGAATactgtctttattatatataagtatatcacACTCTGTAACTTAAACCGTAACCAACACGTCTGAACACGACGGTGATCGAGGCTCTTGTGAGCACCACTGATGCCCGCACGCACGCGTGGCGCGCCGAGTCGCGCCGCCAACCGGGGGCTGCCCTCTAGAAGGGCGGGAACTTATTGCTCGTTCAAAGTCTTCTCCCAACAGTATCAATGCAGCagccgtacatcggcgctatttgcagttttgcacgtgttcgatgaaatcatcgcgagacatgtcgcgacatgttcttcaaaacaataacgctccatcgaattatgcgaaattgcaaattttgcagttttgcacgtgttcgataaaatcattgcgagacacgtcgcgacatgttcttcaaaacaataacgctccattaacttatgcgaaattgcaaaatttgcagttttgcacgtgttcgatgaaatcatcgcgagacacgtatgcTCGTGAAAAGAAATCATATTTGATGCCCGATGAGGTGATCTCATCACGAATGTTCTTGACAAAGATATCACATTTAACGTATATGTGGATTGTGGTGGCGGTCACCATGCAGCAGCCGTGCATTGGCGctatttttgcaagatttgcAGTTTTGGGTATGTATAAATGGTCTACGAGGATTCTAGAGCGCAGTCGAGAGTTCGATACGGTTCGAGTACGTCGCAAACAGCCTCCAGATACGATGAACATTCACGGTGCGAACTACTACGTTCCGATTCAGGACGAAACGTGCGAGAAACAGCACAATGAGTAAGTACCGCtaatttttcgtatatatacatataattgtatttttttcagttttgataAACCCCGCTACACGCCGCGTATTTTGGGAAGGAGATTTGCCTTTACATCAACaacgtataaatttttggatgttgGAATCAACGCGGGACCTATGTCCTCTGTGGATATACTTATTGGCGATAACCGAGGCAATCGGATAATTCTGCTACATGCAACGTGGGTGACATTAATCGAAAAACGTGCAGATATACAGTGCATTGTGCAGTCATCGGCACCATCATCGCTAACGTTTCGAGATCTGGAGCTTGTTAAAATACGTGacgcagatattgtaaaattgacgtCGTGCGGCACCAGCTTGTACATGAAACCGTCAACTGTACTCTTCCTGTTCGAACTAGAACATTGCGTCgagaatgtgtattttcaactatgtcaaaatgttcacggcgtaagtgaaaaattcaaacagtttgtaacaattttacgtcaaaattgtatcactgataaatgtaacgcAGTTACAATCTTGCGTGacgtttatgataaaaattcgattattgattgcgaattattagcctacgctttggatactattgtgtataatgcgctacatgataaataaatgcatataatatggttaaaaagtttttacttTTCATTTACCGTTTATCCCATTTCCTGTCATAAAACTGTCTTCGTTTATCGTttacttaaatgtaatattaaaaattaaatattgcgaaGATCTGAACGATTAAATATCGCTGGCGAAGAAAAGATACgcgatcgcgagcgagaacgcgcgagggaaagagaccgcgcgaacgagaagacgaaCGGGGGACGGGGGGAAACATCTACGAAGtagagataacgcgagcgtgtcatgtgacgtcacgcggactccgcggcgcggcgaaacgcgaacgcgggtcccctcgccccgcggcgcccgaaaacgcgaacgctccgcggcgcggcgaaaacgcggatccccctcgccccgcggcgcggcgaaaacgcggtCGCCCcacggcgccggaaaacgcggaccccctcaccccgcggcgccggaagaCGCAGACCCCCCCTCCCCCACCCCCCGCGACGCCtgaaaaacgcggttccccctccccctctcccgcGACGccgaaacacgcggttcccccctcccccctcccccgcggcgcccgaaacacgcggttcccccctcccccttctccGCGACGcccgaaacacgcggttcccccctcccccttcccgcggccccccccgcccgcggttccccctgcccctcaccccccctcgcCCTCGGTATGTGGTCCAGAACCGGCCTAGCTTACCTACTCACCATGTTGTTAGTCGGGAAATCCAAGGTTGCTCCAGTAAAGTCGTTAAGTGTCCCACGTCTCGAGCTGTTTGCTGCCGTTTTATTGTCCAAATTAATGGAGTTTGCTCGAACGTCGCTTCGTCTCTCTAATGTGCCATGCCACTGTTGGACGGATGCTAAGGTCGTACTCGCGTGGTTAGCGCAACATCCCTCGAAATGGAAGACCTTTGTATCGAATCGCGTTTCCGAGGTTCAGACTCGACTTCCATCCGCCTCATGGCGACACGTTCCCACCGATGAGAATCCTGCTGACTGTGCGTCTCGAGGGATTCACGGCCATCGGATTGCGGCTCACCATTTATGGTGGCACGGACCATCGTGGTTGCGACTTCCGCTGTCCGAGTGGCCTCCGCTAGTCGACCTATCGTCGCATGAAACCTCCGTGGAAGAGAATTCGCGAATTCTCTCACATCTCAGTAAAGCTGTTGAACCGTGGGATCTCGCGTCTCGGTACTCGTCGTGGCCGAGACTCATAAGAATCACAGCCTACACTCTCCGTTTTATCTCTCGGTTACGCAATCGCTCACGGTCTCGCGCCACTGCCAAAGAGAGCCCGTCGGCGCTTTCAGCGGACGAATGCCGAATCGCGCGCTCATTCTGGCTCAAACGTATACAAGAGGAAGTCTTTCCCCTCGAACGATCAGCTTTTTTCATCCAAAAGCCCTCTGCTATCACTCAATCCGTTCCTCGACGAAGAGGAAATAATTCGCGTTGGCGGGCGGCTGGCCAACGCCCCAATTCGATTTCAAACGCAacatcaaattatattagcCTCTCATCCCTTGGTTACGTTAATAGTGCAGCATGCTCATCTGCGCTCTCTCCACGCCGGGACGCAGCTCACCGTGGCCACGTTACGCCAAGACTTCTGGCTCCTTCGAGCTCGAAATATCGTCAAATCAGTTATTCACCGTTGCGTTGTCTGCACTCGCGAAAGAGCCATAGTGCCCACCCAGCTTATGGGAAATCTTCCCCACGTGCGCGTCTCTCCTCCCACTCGCGCATTTCTTCACTGCGGTTTAGACTACGCCGGTCCGGTGTTAATTAGAGCCATGTCCGGCCGCGGAATCGCATCTCGAAAGGCATACATCGCCCTGTTCGTTTGCCTGGCCACTCGTGCGATCCATTTGGAAGTTGTCGAGGGGTATTCAACACCGGCATTCCTGGGAGCTTACTCCCGATTTTGCGCTCGTCATTTTATACCTCCCTCCGCTCCCCACTTCGGCGGCCTATGGGAGGCTGGCGTGCGCAGTGTAAAACATCACCTTCGCCGCGTTGTAGGGTCCCACACTATGACCTTTGAAGAGTTCTCTACTCTTTTGTGCAATATCGAAGCCTGCCTCAATTCCCGGCCGCTCGCTCCCCTCACGGACTCCGCCGACGATTGTGAGCCGCTCACTCCCGGCCATTTTTTAATAGGATCCGCCCTCACTGCTAGTCCTGAGCCCTCACTCCTTAACGTTAAGGAAAATCGCCTGTCGCGCTGGCAACTAGTGCGACAACTTACCGAGCGTTTCTGGAAAAGTTGGCAAACCGATTATGTCAACACGCTACAACAAAGAGCGAAGTGGCGTCGGGTTGTCACTGACGGTGTTCGCGTGGGCCGTTTGGTGTTGATTCAGAATCCTGCGCTTCCGCCTTGCAAATGGGAGTTAGGACGCATAACTCATTGTCACGCGGGCCAGGATGGCTTAGTTCGAGTTGTAACTGTAAAAACCGCGTCTTCCGAGTACAAGCGCCCGATAGGAAAGCTCTGTTTATTACCAATCGATCTCGAACACAGCGATAATCAAATGTAATTGTGATTTGACATACTGTTCGCCTCGAACGCCTCTCTCCTCATTGTAAACCGTATATGGAACCGAGGGTCTCGAGACGGGCGGTATGTTGAAGACTAGACAATTCGGAACgattgtttcaaatttatattcaatgcGTCAAGTTCAATTCGTAACATATGTAAGTGACATATCGATCGCCTCGCCTATCCTTCCTTCGACTCTTCTTTATGGTCGACCATCTCTGGCCGCTACATGAAGAGGCCTTGCTCCTTTCAAGATCAGTAAACCTTTCGAAACGATAGTTTCGAGGCGGGCGGTATGTTCAGGATTGactaacaaatttataatttattatcagatGTTCAATAATTCTAGTTTTATGTTATAAGTAGCGTGTAACGACTTCGAGTcaaatttatgttttcttaGTCAAGCGTTTCGcctaaatacatattattgttcGACAACGCGTCTCGTTTATGTATAGTGCCGTGCTGGCTGCGTGGTCCCGTTCATCTTGACACGTTCGCGGAGCGTGACACGTGCGATCGCGGAATCAACAACCAACAAGGGCATCGCGCCGTTTTCCCTCGTGTTGGAAGTCGGAGCCAGCGGGCTCAGTCTGGTCTGTACGTCTTAAGAGATCACTCTCTGCGCCGAAATCGCATACGATCGATCGAAGTCAGTCTCGGCTATTCTGCGTGAAATCGAAGCAAGTGTCGCGGGAACGTTGTAATCGCCACCACCTGTTATTACAAATACACGGTGCCACTGgagtaatcaaaattttaaaacggTGCATTATTTTGCCCTCCGAGTGTGCTTCAGCCAGATCTGAATCTGGACTCCCTCGCTTCTCGCTCCTTGCTTCATTACGCCTATGCACTGTCTCGTTTCCGCCTGTTAtccctctcgttctctctgAACGATCCCGGCAACCTCAGTTCAGCGTGAAAATCTGCTCCGCGCCCGAACAAACtcaaaattactaaattagCGACTTTCTGTCAAAACTGTGTCACTCGCGTTTACGCAAGTTTTTGAaccttataaaatttattctattttatcaaatatgactcaaattaatgcaatttattatttaataacataaggaatgtatatacattttctgtacattttttcataattgtGTCAGCTATTGTATCTCTGCCTTGTGACGTCTCATCGGTCGGAATGACATCCTCTCCTGGAATCTCGGCTGCTAGGTCGACCATCGTTACATCCGCCAAGCCCGTTTGACAGGTCTCCAGGACTGACTGCTCGGCCTCGGTCCCTCGATCTTTCAGGGCCTCTcccttatgaaaatgtgccTTTGAGTGCTCAATGGCGGTCAGTGGGAATGTATGGTTGCCCTACAgttgcaatgcgaattatatggaaaagttaatagaaaatattgagtggcaataagatgaatggaaacgcaatggcaagattcgaatgacaactttttccatacaggcgtaatggaaaTTGCTAATGGCTTATGAAGGTTAAAACTTGTGTATGGAActtgcaatgcgaattatatggaaaagttaatggaaaatattgagtggcaataagatgaatggaaacgcaatggcaagattcgaataacaactttttccatacaggcgtaatggaaactgccaatgactcataaaggataaaatttgtatggaaTTTTTCTACCTTCAGCCAATGTTGTTCAGTGTGAATTGTAATGGAAATTTGTCAATGGTAAATGTGGCGGTTCGCGCCACCAGTGGTACATGCATCATCATCACGACCGCGCGGTAACTgtattaccggcagttcgcatcGACgtcgctaggcgtcgcatcgttcATGCATTCTCTCAAATTCAAGGTTCGGCACGGACTGGTATATGTATgagaccccctacgggacCAAGGCAGATATTTTCAGGCGCTAGTCGCCTAAGGCACAAGAGTTCTTATTAGATTGTCCGTTGAACCAAAGGCAATgggaaatgaaggcatttatattaaagacaaaatagtaccatttattaaaatgccattgaattcttattgttccagacgcaatggagatgaaggcatttttgccaaagataaaaatttccacacaaaatcccattggtattgccagtgttaataccaatggcaatactaatggcaataccaatggcaataccaACGGCAAAAccaatggcaataccaatagcaataccaatgggattttgtgtggaactttttatctttggcaaaaatgccttcatttccattgcgtctggaacaatgggaattcaatggcattttttaatggcaatgtagggcacattttcataagggCTAGCTCTTTCCGCAGCTTTTTCTCGTCCATGGAAATCTGTGAACAGAGAAGTTTGTCCGCTGACGCAGACTCCTCGGCACTCTCAATTGCCGAATTGATCGGAGTTAACATCCTCGGTGGCTGAGGTGTCTCTGGTCTCGCCTCCTGCGTTCTCCTCGTCGCCCTCGAGTCCGCCCCGGTCGGCATGGTGTCCTCGGACTCTCCGGTGGCTCGGTAACGGTGGGTCTAGACGTCGGTTCCAAGGTTAGATTAggtttaaataacaatatcagTAATGGTTTAAATAACGATTTCAGTAATAGTTTAAATAGCGATTTAAATAATGGTTTAAATAATGGTTTGAATAGAGCAACCATTGATGTGATGACATAATCATCGAAAATagtttatcgtttttaatacataagtatgttaaatataagaaaaaaccGGTACAACTAACTTCAGGCCATTACGAAAAAACCAAGCAATTTAAATCATTGTAATTTAGTTTCATTTTCTgtttcattcatttattttagttttttttgtttttgaattatttagtTCTACggttttttcaaatttattacagagttgtatattttattatgcataatttattattttggagTTTATTTCTCATTGTTATAAGTAGCTcttaagtatatattaatgcGACTGGTAttactttttacaatttcgagaaaacatgaaataacgtttcacattattttcagtttatttttcattttcatgaTTGGGTTCTGGTGATagcatttgatttttaatgtttctcGAACATGTTCTTTTTCTCAATTA is part of the Temnothorax longispinosus isolate EJ_2023e chromosome 12, Tlon_JGU_v1, whole genome shotgun sequence genome and encodes:
- the LOC139823247 gene encoding uncharacterized protein — its product is MKSSRDTYAREKKSYLMPDEVISSRMFLTKISHLTYMWIVVAVTMQQPCIGAIFARFAVLGMYKWSTRILERSREFDTVRVRRKQPPDTMNIHGANYYVPIQDETCEKQHNDFDKPRYTPRILGRRFAFTSTTYKFLDVGINAGPMSSVDILIGDNRGNRIILLHATWVTLIEKRADIQCIVQSSAPSSLTFRDLELVKIRDADIVKLTSCGTSLYMKPSTVLFLFELEHCVENVYFQLCQNVHGVSEKFKQFVTILRQNCITDKCNAVTILRDVYDKNSIIDCELLAYALDTIVYNALHDK
- the LOC139823268 gene encoding uncharacterized protein; the encoded protein is MTFEEFSTLLCNIEACLNSRPLAPLTDSADDCEPLTPGHFLIGSALTASPEPSLLNVKENRLSRWQLVRQLTERFWKSWQTDYVNTLQQRAKWRRVVTDGVRVGRLVLIQNPALPPCKWELGRITHCHAGQDGLVRVVTVKTASSEYKRPIGKLCLLPIDLEHSDNQM